In the genome of Aequorivita sp. H23M31, the window GTTTTGCAAAGCTGAATATCCTCACCATCATAAAGCGCAATTCCAGCACTGTCATACCCTCTATATTCCAAGCGCTTTAAGCCTTTAAGGATAATAGGATAAGCATCTCTTTGACCTATATAACCAACAATTCCACACATACTCGTTATTCTGGTTTTGTATAATAAATTTGAAGTTTCAGTTTCTTTTCGGTATTTGCTGAAGAATTTCCATAAAGAATCGTGCCCTTATGAGATAAAACTTCACTCGATGGCACTTCTTCAATGCTCGGATCTTGCGGATTTAAAAGTTTTTGGGTGGTTCGGTTTTTTACATTATGAGAAACAACGATTCCTAAAGGTACGTTTGTACTATCTTTATTAATCAAGTTACTGATGTGATTTGTAATCCTTATTTTATAGTATTTGCCTTTACCATCACTATCTTTTTCTAGCTTACCCAAGTGGTTCGACATCGCATCCGCAGCGGGCAGACCGTTTGTGCTGTCCATTAGGTAGTCCACCAACACATTACTGTTTTTAAGGTCGTAGATCATTATTCTATCCGGTTCATTACCGCCTTGAACCATCAAATCTCTATTGACATAGAAAATTAAATTTGCCTCGTTTATAAGCCATTTTTTATCCCGAAGCATTTCCAATTGATCGGCTACGCCATTGTTGTCGCTGTCCGGTCCAAATAACTCCACTATCGAGATAATTCCATCACCACCTCTTAAATATAGATTTTCATTCCCCATAATTGTATCGGGATTTTCTAGAGCAGTCTGAATAAATTGTGGCAGCGGTTCGTTCTCAAAGGTATTTACAGTAATATCCCCCAAACTAAGCTTAAAAGTTTTATAAATCCGTTCTTCAGGTTCCTCTTCCTTTACATTTGTATAATGAATTTGCACATAAGCCTTACTGACATCAAAAATAAAAAGACTCCCATCGTTTGTAGGAGAATTCACTTGAAAATAAAGACCTCGTAAATAATTTTTGAAGTTGTTATTATTAAGAAGATCTTGCGAACCCTCTTTATCAACTATCCTCTCTTGAAAAAATTCCTTTGGCAAAGCAATTCTTAGACCAGGTGCCAGTTTCGATTCATCTTCTTCCCCTTCACGTAGAATATAACCCGCTGGAGATGGAATAAAATTTTCCACGCTCGCCAATTGCTCACCCAAATAACTTTCGAAGAGCGGTCCCTGGTTACTGTAGTAAGGCTGAACTTTTTCAAAACCGGTCTCTGGATCTAAATCCCTTAGGAAATATTTAGATTCGAAAATGGTAATATTTATGGGGGCACTCCCATAAATAGAGTCAAGCGTATAAGTGGTAGTACTATCCTCAACAGTAGCTTTACTGAAATAAGGAATGTAAACAAAAACACTATCCACCTTGGCGTCATTGCCAAATTTTGGGTCGTTTGTTTCTAGCTTAATTTGTGAAAGAAGGCTTACGCTTGATTTTCCATAAACTGGATCTTTGTAAACTCCCAACTGGTATCCAGGAAGACGATTGGTTTGTACCGGCGACAATTTTCTGCTGTAGGCTATAACTGTTTGGGAATCATCTAAAATTCCGTTAGGAGCTTCGGTTCCCAAAATTTCCGAACCAATAGTACTCGGATCCTGTTGACAGGAAATAAAGACCACAAAAGCAAACAGAATTGCGAAGGCCCTTGGCAACAATTTTATTAAGGTCATACTTAAAAATGTAAGTGAAATT includes:
- a CDS encoding DUF4270 domain-containing protein, with translation MTLIKLLPRAFAILFAFVVFISCQQDPSTIGSEILGTEAPNGILDDSQTVIAYSRKLSPVQTNRLPGYQLGVYKDPVYGKSSVSLLSQIKLETNDPKFGNDAKVDSVFVYIPYFSKATVEDSTTTYTLDSIYGSAPINITIFESKYFLRDLDPETGFEKVQPYYSNQGPLFESYLGEQLASVENFIPSPAGYILREGEEDESKLAPGLRIALPKEFFQERIVDKEGSQDLLNNNNFKNYLRGLYFQVNSPTNDGSLFIFDVSKAYVQIHYTNVKEEEPEERIYKTFKLSLGDITVNTFENEPLPQFIQTALENPDTIMGNENLYLRGGDGIISIVELFGPDSDNNGVADQLEMLRDKKWLINEANLIFYVNRDLMVQGGNEPDRIMIYDLKNSNVLVDYLMDSTNGLPAADAMSNHLGKLEKDSDGKGKYYKIRITNHISNLINKDSTNVPLGIVVSHNVKNRTTQKLLNPQDPSIEEVPSSEVLSHKGTILYGNSSANTEKKLKLQIYYTKPE